One part of the Ursus arctos isolate Adak ecotype North America unplaced genomic scaffold, UrsArc2.0 scaffold_14, whole genome shotgun sequence genome encodes these proteins:
- the ZFP3 gene encoding zinc finger protein 3 homolog isoform X1, protein MAGSVSPPEPRGRRRPGAAPRTLAAGGDLRTGARPERGDCEMGTEHAEVIPKEEVSEEAEPRVATREEPPRVVCQGREFRGARTEDAAERPARVSVDEKQVSPRGRGLAPGLIVRKRSPSADKPGESGGSARVCRPGPHPLTPPAGPPAAAVRTCAAPRRSPAEHSESHGAQRSPVGEKPHTCKECGKAFNQNSHLIQHLRVHSGEKPFECKECGKTFGTNSSLRRHLRIHAGEKPFACRECGKAFIQSSHLTHHHRIHTGERPYKCEECGKAFSQNSALILHQRIHTGEKPYECNECGKTFRVSSQLIQHQRIHTEERYHECSECGKAFKHSSGLIRHQKIHTGEKPYLCSECGKGFGQSSELIRHQRIHTGDKPYECNECGKTFGQNSEIVRHIRIHTGEKPYVCKECGKAFRGNSELLRHERIHTGEKPYECFECGKAFRRTSHLTVHQRIHTGEKPHQCNECARTFWDSAELLLHRKTHTGEKPYACTECEKTFGQHSQLILHRRVHTGEKPYACQQCRKTFSRSSHLLRHQSIHCAE, encoded by the exons ATGGCGGGCAGTGTCAGCCCGCCGGAGCCCCGCGGCCGGCGGCGCCCCGGCGCGGCACCCCGGACCCTGGCTGCCGGGGGGGACTTACGGACGGGAGCCCGCCCTGAGCGCGGAG ATTGTGAGATGGGGACTGAGCACGCGGAGGTAATCCCCAAGGAAGAAGTTTCCGAAGAAGCCGAGCCACGTGTGGCAACGCGGGAGGAACCTCCCAGGGTGGTGTGTCAGGGCCGGGAGTTCAGAGGCGCCCGGACAGAGGACGCGGCAGAGAGGCCTGCGAGAGTGTCCGTGGACGAGAAGCAGGTATCTCCTCGGGGGAGAGGCCTCGCACCGGGGCTGATCGTCCGTAAGAGGTCACCGTCAGCCGACAAGCCTGGGGAGAGCGGCGGGAGCGCGCGCGTCTGCAGGCCCGGCCCGCACCCGCTCACGCCTCCGGCCGGCCCCCCAGCAGCGGCCGTCCGCACCTGCGCTGCCCCCCGCCGTAGCCCCGCGGAGCACTCAGAATCCCACGGAGCCCAGAGAAGCCCCGTGGGAGAAAAGCCGCACACGTGCAAGGAGTGCGGCAAGGCCTTCAATCAGAACTCACACTTGATCCAGCATCTGCGCGTCCACAGCGGGGAGAAGCCCTTCGAGTGCAAGGAGTGCGGGAAGACATTTGGGACCAACTCCAGCCTGCGGAGACATCTGAGGATCCACGCCGGGGAGAAGCCCTTCGCCTGCCGTGAGTGCGGCAAGGCCTTCATCCAGAGCTCGCACCTCACCCACCACCACAGGATCCACACCGGGGAGCGGCCCTACAAGTGCGAGGAGTGCGGCAAGGCCTTCAGCCAGAACTCGGCGCTCATCCTGCACCAGCGCATCCACACCGGGGAGAAGCCGTACGAGTGCAATGAGTGCGGGAAGACCTTCCGGGTCAGCTCGCAGCTCATCCAGCACCAGCGCATCCACACGGAGGAGCGGTACCACGAGTGCAGCGAGTGCGGCAAGGCCTTCAAGCACAGCTCGGGCCTCATCCGGCACCAGAAGATCCACACCGGGGAGAAGCCCTATCTGTGCAGCGAATGCGGGAAGGGCTTCGGCCAGAGCTCGGAGCTGATCCGCCACCAGCGCATCCACACGGGCGACAAGCCCTACGAGTGCAACGAGTGCGGGAAGACCTTCGGCCAGAACTCGGAGATCGTCAGACACATTCGCATTCACACCGGCGAGAAGCCCTACGTGTGCAAGGAGTGCGGCAAGGCCTTCCGGGGGAACTCGGAGCTTCTGAGGCACGAGAGGATCCACACGGGTGAGAAGCCCTACGAGTGCTTCGAGTGCGGCAAGGCCTTCCGGCGGACCTCCCACCTCACGGTGCACCAGAGGATTCACACCGGAGAGAAGCCTCACCAGTGCAACGAGTGTGCAAGAACCTTCTGGGACAGCGCGGAGCTGCTTCTCCACCGGAAGACCCACACCGGCGAGAAGCCGTACGCATGCACTGAGTGCGAGAAAACCTTCGGCCAGCACTCCCAGCTGATCCTGCACCGGCGGGTCCACACCGGCGAGAAGCCCTATGCGTGCCAGCAGTGCCGGAAGACCTTCAGCAGGAGCTCCCACCTGCTCCGGCACCAGAGCATCCACTGTGCGGAGTGA
- the ZFP3 gene encoding zinc finger protein 3 homolog isoform X2, giving the protein MGTEHAEVIPKEEVSEEAEPRVATREEPPRVVCQGREFRGARTEDAAERPARVSVDEKQVSPRGRGLAPGLIVRKRSPSADKPGESGGSARVCRPGPHPLTPPAGPPAAAVRTCAAPRRSPAEHSESHGAQRSPVGEKPHTCKECGKAFNQNSHLIQHLRVHSGEKPFECKECGKTFGTNSSLRRHLRIHAGEKPFACRECGKAFIQSSHLTHHHRIHTGERPYKCEECGKAFSQNSALILHQRIHTGEKPYECNECGKTFRVSSQLIQHQRIHTEERYHECSECGKAFKHSSGLIRHQKIHTGEKPYLCSECGKGFGQSSELIRHQRIHTGDKPYECNECGKTFGQNSEIVRHIRIHTGEKPYVCKECGKAFRGNSELLRHERIHTGEKPYECFECGKAFRRTSHLTVHQRIHTGEKPHQCNECARTFWDSAELLLHRKTHTGEKPYACTECEKTFGQHSQLILHRRVHTGEKPYACQQCRKTFSRSSHLLRHQSIHCAE; this is encoded by the coding sequence ATGGGGACTGAGCACGCGGAGGTAATCCCCAAGGAAGAAGTTTCCGAAGAAGCCGAGCCACGTGTGGCAACGCGGGAGGAACCTCCCAGGGTGGTGTGTCAGGGCCGGGAGTTCAGAGGCGCCCGGACAGAGGACGCGGCAGAGAGGCCTGCGAGAGTGTCCGTGGACGAGAAGCAGGTATCTCCTCGGGGGAGAGGCCTCGCACCGGGGCTGATCGTCCGTAAGAGGTCACCGTCAGCCGACAAGCCTGGGGAGAGCGGCGGGAGCGCGCGCGTCTGCAGGCCCGGCCCGCACCCGCTCACGCCTCCGGCCGGCCCCCCAGCAGCGGCCGTCCGCACCTGCGCTGCCCCCCGCCGTAGCCCCGCGGAGCACTCAGAATCCCACGGAGCCCAGAGAAGCCCCGTGGGAGAAAAGCCGCACACGTGCAAGGAGTGCGGCAAGGCCTTCAATCAGAACTCACACTTGATCCAGCATCTGCGCGTCCACAGCGGGGAGAAGCCCTTCGAGTGCAAGGAGTGCGGGAAGACATTTGGGACCAACTCCAGCCTGCGGAGACATCTGAGGATCCACGCCGGGGAGAAGCCCTTCGCCTGCCGTGAGTGCGGCAAGGCCTTCATCCAGAGCTCGCACCTCACCCACCACCACAGGATCCACACCGGGGAGCGGCCCTACAAGTGCGAGGAGTGCGGCAAGGCCTTCAGCCAGAACTCGGCGCTCATCCTGCACCAGCGCATCCACACCGGGGAGAAGCCGTACGAGTGCAATGAGTGCGGGAAGACCTTCCGGGTCAGCTCGCAGCTCATCCAGCACCAGCGCATCCACACGGAGGAGCGGTACCACGAGTGCAGCGAGTGCGGCAAGGCCTTCAAGCACAGCTCGGGCCTCATCCGGCACCAGAAGATCCACACCGGGGAGAAGCCCTATCTGTGCAGCGAATGCGGGAAGGGCTTCGGCCAGAGCTCGGAGCTGATCCGCCACCAGCGCATCCACACGGGCGACAAGCCCTACGAGTGCAACGAGTGCGGGAAGACCTTCGGCCAGAACTCGGAGATCGTCAGACACATTCGCATTCACACCGGCGAGAAGCCCTACGTGTGCAAGGAGTGCGGCAAGGCCTTCCGGGGGAACTCGGAGCTTCTGAGGCACGAGAGGATCCACACGGGTGAGAAGCCCTACGAGTGCTTCGAGTGCGGCAAGGCCTTCCGGCGGACCTCCCACCTCACGGTGCACCAGAGGATTCACACCGGAGAGAAGCCTCACCAGTGCAACGAGTGTGCAAGAACCTTCTGGGACAGCGCGGAGCTGCTTCTCCACCGGAAGACCCACACCGGCGAGAAGCCGTACGCATGCACTGAGTGCGAGAAAACCTTCGGCCAGCACTCCCAGCTGATCCTGCACCGGCGGGTCCACACCGGCGAGAAGCCCTATGCGTGCCAGCAGTGCCGGAAGACCTTCAGCAGGAGCTCCCACCTGCTCCGGCACCAGAGCATCCACTGTGCGGAGTGA
- the ZNF594 gene encoding zinc finger protein 594 gives MDIPGDKDSARVGSEGGQRPILQDRGLVEIGDPADRSLRCQGRGTRELNLIAEKAIAGERGHGCNGRERTISAGERSHKHEVCGESFQQKAEVTQCQKTSNMKKTYQCKECAETFNRSSNLIFHQRIHTGKKPYMCDECGKDFNQSSNLIIHQRIHTGKKPYTCRECGKDFNQSSNLARHRRTHSGENPYECQECGRAFRGTSNLLLHQRSHSGGKPSTCHECGKAFNQSSDLVTHRRVHTGEKPYVCHKCGQSFSQSLHLVTHQRTHTGEKPFKCRECAKAFRQRARLTEHQRLHSGERPYVCGGCGKAFSGRTALLKHQRLHAGRDAGCQQACPSDAGQLGQQRTDRKEKPYECTECGKTFRGSSDLIRHWIIHTGEKPYECGACGKAFSQRSHLLTHQKIHTGEKPYPCGECGKAFRQRSLLVQHQRVYSGEKPYECGACGKAFLWRTAFLKHQRLHTAEKPQGRGRTLSQAQVPGDEQGTHGEQRAGGCDQHARTFPGSSDLVGPLVTRTGEKPHECAECGKSFQQSSDLTRHRRIHRGEKPYPCAKCGKSVRGSSDLIKHHRVRMGEKPYDCPECGKAFSQNSHLLSRQRVHTGERPFECSACGKALGGRTAFLKHQRLHPGEPLGGGDRACRQDSEVMGP, from the coding sequence AGGTACCAGGGAACTGAATCTCATTGCCGAGAAAGCCATTGCAGGAGAGAGAGGCCACGGATgtaatgggagagaaagaacaatttctgCAGGAGAACGATCCCACAAACATGAGGTCTGTGGCGAGAGCTTCCAGCAGAAGGCAGAAGTCACCCAATGCCAGAAAACCAGTAATATGAAGAAAACCTATCAATGTAAGGAATGTGCAGAAACATTCAACCGGAGCTCAAACCTGATCTTCCACCAGAGAATTCACACGGGGAAGAAACCCTACATGTGTGACGAATGTGGGAAGGACTTCAACCAGAGTTCAAATCTCATTattcatcagagaattcacaccGGGAAGAAACCTTACACGTGTCGCGAGTGTGGCAAAGACTTCAACCAGAGCTCCAACCTGGCCAGGCACCGGCGGACGCACAGCGGCGAGAACCCCTACGAATGTCAGGAGTGTGGCAGGGCCTTCCGCGGGACCTCCAACCTGCTCCTGCACCAGAGGTCCCACAGTGGCGGGAAGCCGTCCACGTGCCACGAATGCGGCAAGGCCTTCAACCAGAGCTCGGACCTGGTCACTCACCGCAGagtccacactggagagaagccgTACGTGTGCCACAAATGCGGCCAGAGCTTCAGCCAGAGCTTGCACCTTGTCACGCATCAGAGGACCCACACCGGGGAGAAGCCCTTCAAGTGCCGCGAGTGTGCCAAGGCCTTCAGGCAGCGCGCACGCCTCACCGAGCACCAGCGGCTGCACAGCGGGGAGAGGCCCTACGTGTGTGGTGggtgtgggaaggccttcagcGGGCGCACGGCTCTGCTCAAGCACCAGAGGCTGCACGCAGGCCGGGACGCCGGGTGCCAGCAGGCCTGCCCTTCCGACGCGGGCCAGCTGGGACAGCAGAGAACCGACAGGAAGGAGAAGCCCTATGAGTGTACGGAGTGTGGGAAAACCTTCCGGGGAAGCTCAGACCTGATCCGGCACTGGATAATccacacgggcgagaagccctACGAGTGCGGGGCCTGCGGGAAGGCCTTCAGCCAGAGGTCGCACCTGCTCACGCATCAGAAAATCCATACCGGGGAGAAGCCTTATCCGTGCGGcgagtgtgggaaagccttccgGCAGCGCTCGCTCCTCGTCCAGCACCAGAGAGTGTACAGCGGGGAGAAGCCCTATGAGTGCGGGGCCTGCGGGAAGGCCTTCCTCTGGCGCACGGCCTTCCTCAAACACCAGAGGCTTCACACTGCAGAGAAACCCCAGGGACGTGGGAGGACACTGAGCCaggcccaggtgcctggggatgAGCAGGGAACTCACGGGGAACAGAGAGCTGGCGGGTGCGACCAGCATGCTAGAACCTTCCCGGGCAGCTCAGACCTCGTGGGACCTCTGGTGACTCGCACAGGAGAGAAGCCCCATGAGTGTGCAGAGTGTGGGAAATCCTTCCAGCAGAGCTCAGACCTCACAAGGCATCGTAGAATCCACAGGGGGGAGAAGCCTTACCCCTGCGCTAAGTGCGGGAAGTCCGTCAGGGGCAGCTCAGACCTCATTAAACACCACCGTGTGCGTATGGGAGAGAAACCCTACGACTGCCccgaatgtgggaaggccttcagtCAGAACTCCCACCTTCTCAGTCGCCAGAGGGTCCACACTGGAGAGAGGCCCTTTGAATGCAGCGCCTGTGGGAAGGCCTTAGGGGGGCGCACAGCCTTCCTTAAACACCAGAGGCTGCACCCCGGGGAGCCACTGGGGGGCGGCGACAGAGCCTGCAGACAGGACTCGGAGGTGATGGGGCCCTAA